One genomic window of Nitrosomonas sp. Is35 includes the following:
- a CDS encoding class I SAM-dependent DNA methyltransferase, whose translation MLQNNPELKAKIDQLWNKFWAGGISNPLTAIEQITYLLFMKRLDELDLKRQSDAEWTGEKYISKFEGKWIPPEYRAKPRDGDTQSETDKKLADGKMYEIDKRTLRWSEFKRMQAEEMLQHVQGKVFPFLKDLNGTASNFTHHMKSAVFIIPKPALLVEAVKTIDDIFEVMERDSREKGQAFQDIQGDVYEMLLSEIATAGKNGQFRTPRHIIKLMTELVQPQLGHKIADPACGSSGFLLGAYQYIVTQLAIKAGTTNLLPDEDGFVRTSVAATLTEKAQAILASSLWGYDIDATMVRLGLMNLMMHGIDEPHIDYKDTLSKSYTEEAEYDIVMANPPFTGSIDKGDINEALSLPTTKTELLFVENIYRLLKKGGTACVIVPQGVLFGSGSAFKMLRKILIERCELKAVIAMPSGVFKPYAGVSTAILLFTKVWESLDKITQPATGYVWFYDMRADGYSLDDRRSKQEGYGDLQDIVTRYHARNSETDTDRTAQCFMVPRADIEAEDYDLSLSRYKQDVFEEVHYDPPGVILDRLIQAEVGEVSEADLAKVQSGIVRELLALKGMVR comes from the coding sequence ATGCTACAAAATAACCCCGAACTTAAAGCCAAGATCGATCAACTCTGGAACAAATTCTGGGCTGGTGGCATCAGCAATCCGCTCACCGCCATCGAGCAGATCACCTACCTACTGTTCATGAAACGGCTGGACGAACTGGACCTCAAGCGTCAATCCGATGCCGAATGGACCGGCGAAAAATACATCTCCAAATTCGAGGGCAAATGGATACCGCCGGAATATCGAGCCAAGCCAAGAGATGGTGATACCCAAAGTGAGACGGACAAAAAACTCGCCGACGGCAAAATGTACGAAATCGACAAGCGCACGCTACGCTGGAGCGAGTTCAAGCGCATGCAGGCCGAAGAAATGCTGCAGCACGTGCAGGGTAAGGTGTTTCCCTTCCTCAAGGATCTCAATGGCACGGCGTCCAACTTCACCCACCACATGAAAAGCGCCGTGTTCATCATCCCCAAGCCAGCCCTGCTGGTGGAAGCGGTGAAGACCATCGATGACATTTTCGAGGTAATGGAGCGTGACTCGCGCGAAAAAGGTCAGGCTTTTCAGGACATCCAAGGCGATGTCTATGAGATGCTGCTGTCCGAGATCGCCACTGCGGGTAAGAACGGCCAGTTCCGCACGCCGCGCCACATCATCAAATTGATGACCGAACTGGTGCAGCCGCAGCTCGGACACAAAATTGCCGATCCGGCTTGTGGTTCCAGCGGCTTCCTGCTCGGCGCGTATCAATACATCGTCACGCAACTGGCCATCAAGGCCGGTACAACGAATCTCCTACCGGACGAAGACGGCTTCGTGCGCACTTCGGTCGCCGCCACCCTTACTGAAAAAGCCCAGGCCATTCTGGCCAGCTCGCTGTGGGGTTACGACATCGACGCCACCATGGTGCGCCTGGGACTGATGAACCTGATGATGCACGGTATCGATGAGCCGCACATCGACTACAAGGATACCCTCAGCAAGAGCTACACCGAGGAAGCCGAATACGACATTGTGATGGCCAACCCTCCGTTTACCGGCAGCATCGACAAGGGCGACATCAACGAGGCCCTGAGTCTTCCCACCACCAAAACCGAACTGCTGTTCGTCGAAAACATCTACCGTCTGCTGAAAAAGGGCGGCACCGCCTGCGTCATCGTGCCGCAAGGCGTACTGTTCGGCTCCGGTAGCGCGTTCAAAATGCTGCGCAAAATCCTGATCGAGCGCTGCGAACTCAAGGCGGTCATCGCCATGCCGAGTGGCGTATTCAAACCCTATGCCGGGGTTAGTACCGCCATTTTGCTGTTCACCAAAGTGTGGGAGTCGCTGGATAAGATCACGCAACCGGCGACCGGATACGTCTGGTTCTATGACATGCGAGCGGACGGTTACAGCCTGGACGACAGACGCAGCAAGCAGGAAGGCTATGGTGATTTGCAGGACATCGTGACCCGCTACCATGCCCGCAACTCCGAAACCGATACCGATCGCACCGCCCAATGTTTCATGGTGCCGCGTGCCGACATCGAGGCGGAAGATTACGACCTGTCGCTATCGCGTTACAAACAGGATGTGTTCGAGGAAGTGCATTACGACCCGCCCGGCGTGATTCTGGACCGGCTGATTCAAGCCGAGGTGGGCGAGGTGAGTGAAGCTGATCTGGCTAAGGTGCAAAGCGGGATCGTGCGGGAATTGCTGGCGTTAAAGGGGATGGTTAGATGA
- a CDS encoding restriction endonuclease subunit S: MRLCKLDEFMVKRGGSVDPSKFKDETFELLSIPAFDQGIPEVVEGEKIGSSKKMVEPRDVLLSKIVPHIRRCWIVPDRSDKRQIASGEWIQFRGNDFFPEYLRLFLISNRFHNQFMKTVKGVGGSLLRASPAQVAEIEIPLPLLDDQIRIAHLLGKVEGLIAQRKQHLQQLDDLLKSAFLEMFGDPVRNEKGWDILPFSQVGKFTSGGTPSKSRDDFWVGKYPWVSPKDMKVPKIFDSEDHISEKVFDETSLKRIAPGHLLIVVRGMILAHSFPVAINMVDVAINQDMKAIKLKNSLRTAYVFYCLTSLKRQILKLITTAGHGTKKFDSDVMVKLLIPVPPLEMQDKFVLIADKIEFTKSRYQQSLIDLEALYGTLSQQAFKGELDLSRVPLPSTQPEEEKVAAVEPLHNTPAEHGLVIHLPDICVLLDAVQGPVRQQDILRFWLESYRGQLGSTPFSVQHFMAAVQTRLAERYPDNDFVLGTNDYEHIKAWVFEALAAGKLVQTFDDTNNRIHLKAVQL, translated from the coding sequence ATGAGGCTCTGCAAACTCGATGAATTTATGGTGAAAAGAGGCGGCTCCGTCGACCCTTCTAAATTCAAAGATGAGACATTTGAGCTTTTAAGCATTCCCGCATTCGATCAAGGGATTCCAGAAGTTGTCGAAGGGGAAAAAATTGGGTCGTCCAAGAAGATGGTCGAACCTCGCGATGTCTTGCTATCAAAAATTGTCCCTCATATCCGGCGCTGCTGGATCGTTCCAGATCGCAGTGATAAACGGCAAATCGCCTCCGGCGAATGGATTCAATTTCGGGGCAATGACTTTTTTCCGGAATACCTGCGGCTGTTCTTGATATCAAACCGTTTTCATAACCAATTCATGAAAACTGTGAAGGGTGTGGGCGGATCACTTCTTAGAGCAAGTCCGGCACAGGTTGCAGAGATCGAAATCCCTCTCCCACTCCTCGACGACCAAATCCGCATTGCCCATCTGCTCGGCAAAGTGGAAGGACTGATCGCCCAGCGCAAACAACATCTGCAACAACTCGATGACCTGCTCAAGAGCGCTTTTCTGGAAATGTTTGGCGACCCAGTGCGGAATGAGAAGGGGTGGGACATCTTGCCATTTAGTCAAGTTGGAAAGTTTACGAGCGGTGGCACTCCGAGCAAGAGCCGAGACGATTTTTGGGTTGGTAAATATCCGTGGGTCAGTCCAAAAGATATGAAGGTGCCCAAAATATTCGATTCAGAAGATCATATTTCTGAGAAGGTTTTTGATGAAACATCCCTCAAGCGCATCGCGCCAGGACATTTGCTGATTGTCGTTCGAGGAATGATTCTTGCGCACTCGTTTCCAGTCGCAATAAACATGGTCGATGTTGCGATCAATCAGGACATGAAGGCGATCAAGCTGAAAAACAGCCTAAGAACTGCTTATGTTTTTTACTGCTTAACTTCTCTAAAGAGGCAGATTCTTAAGCTCATAACAACAGCAGGTCACGGTACGAAAAAGTTTGACTCCGATGTGATGGTGAAACTGCTCATTCCAGTTCCTCCGCTGGAGATGCAAGACAAGTTCGTGTTGATTGCTGACAAGATCGAGTTCACCAAATCTCGCTACCAGCAAAGCCTCATCGATCTCGAAGCTCTCTATGGTACGTTGAGCCAGCAGGCCTTCAAGGGCGAACTGGATCTTTCGCGTGTGCCCTTACCGAGTACGCAACCTGAAGAAGAGAAAGTCGCGGCAGTAGAACCTCTGCACAACACACCCGCCGAACACGGCCTGGTCATCCATCTTCCCGACATCTGCGTGCTCCTCGACGCAGTGCAGGGGCCAGTACGTCAGCAAGATATTTTGAGATTTTGGCTGGAGTCCTATCGCGGCCAACTGGGCAGCACGCCGTTTTCAGTGCAGCATTTCATGGCAGCGGTGCAGACCCGGCTGGCGGAACGGTACCCGGACAACGACTTCGTGCTAGGCACTAATGACTACGAGCACATCAAGGCCTGGGTGTTCGAGGCGCTGGCCGCTGGCAAACTGGTTCAGACGTTTGATGATACAAACAATCGCATTCATCTCAAAGCCGTGCAGCTATGA